A part of Aspergillus flavus chromosome 5, complete sequence genomic DNA contains:
- a CDS encoding peptide methionine sulfoxide reductase, protein MAFAAPAIGSTLLFSRIFRPFSTSAPFLSLTPESASRNMSNNTQIATLAAGCFWGVEHLFRKNFGNGKGLLDAKVGYCGGETASPSYRAVCTGDTGHAEAVQVTFDPSIVTYRSLLEFFYRMHDPTTLNRQGPDVGTQYRSAIFTHGDEQEQIAKDVSEKVSKEWYKQPLSTDIVRAGQWWDAEEYHQLYLNKNPTGYECPAHYVRTFPPLSA, encoded by the exons ATGGCCTTCGCCGCACCCGCGATTGGTTCGACCTTACTATTCTCACGAATTTTCCGTCCGTTCTCCACCAGCGCTCCGTTTCTCTCTTTAACACCTGAATCTGCATCGCGCAACATGTCCAACAACACGCAAATCGCCACTCTGGCTGCTGGATGCTTCTGGGGCGTCGAGCACCTCTTTCGCAAGAACTTCGGCAATGGGAAAGGTCTCCTAGATGCGAAGGTTGGTTATTGCGGTGGAGAGACGGCGTCGCCCTCGTATCGGGCTGTGTGCACCGGAGATACCGGCC ATGCCGAAGCGGTGCAAGTGACGTTTGATCCCTCCATCGTTACCTACCGGTCTCTTCTGGAATTTTTCTACCGCATGCACGACCCCACCACTTTGAACCGCCAGGGACCTGATGTCGGCACCCAGTACCGTAGCGCCATCTTCACCCACGGAGACGAGCAGGAGCAGATCGCCAAGGATGTATCGGAGAAGGTGAGCAAGGAGTGGTACAAACAGCCTCTCTCCACTGACATTGTGCGTGCTGGCCAATGGTGGGATGCGGAGGAGTACCACCAGCTCTACCTGAACAAGAACCCAACGGGCTATGAATGTCCTGCTCA CTACGTGAGAACGTTCCCGCCTCTTTCTGCCTGA
- a CDS encoding P-loop containing nucleoside triphosphate hydrolase protein: MAIPSDASSITVAVRVRPFTIREAAQISKCEDGPLFLGDGSLAGAPTPKLNQKGIRSIIKVIDDRCLVFDPPEDSPVQKFSKSVVPNGKRVKDQTFAFDRIFDQNASQGEVYEATTRTLLDSVLDGYNATVFAYGATGCGKTHTITGTAQQPGIIFMTMQELFERIDERSGEKATEISLSYLEIYNETIRDLLVPGGSKGGLMLREDSNKSVSVSGLSSHHPQNVQQVMDMIMKGNECRTMSPTEANATSSRSHAVLQINIAQKDRNADVNEPHTMATLSIIDLAGSERASATKNRGERLFEGANINKSLLALGSCINALCDPRKRNHVPYRNSKLTRLLKFSLGGNCKTVMIVCVSPSSQHFDETQNTLRYANRAKNIQTKVTRNVFNVNRHVKDFLVKIDEQMNLINELKAQQKDYERIAFAKFKKQTEKKDAVVREGISRIRNAYEHSLPERQERTANMLKSRQISRRIGILSSWIAAFDSVCANSENEVPLANLQAIRKTAQGVLLELESSRQHYHQRLARSTWDRGINSAVEHAVRQLHDFGINDNGDLANLHREAELLKSNTERDAFSAVAEQEKAGEAETVQLLLQAQFEAISAIEDIMQMSEEEAVEAGKSILSKMLDSCSTATSSLVKPDGSLPAAQPFSPSKAMSPKPKKRVSLAALPAGKTLAAPISLASTAPASPGKGSPRRRRLGGGRKSVTFSPKKPQAKSTKRSVRWKDDEQDGSLAEFQKTPQKPRAQLFPEGPQGSPSEPPMPRTSPVPRGIPVPSRNISPSYGFSPVPAPPEPTLHVPKNNRFKAGFLSKKISGSPIAPPPSTSLPASDGEHSPLRNIENSSFLNRASVDRPSRIAVRTSSGSYTSSPASDNKESWKANKDDAIRISSAMRRISGGHFGAGASANSLRVHRRRSPGSATYGSSSPENTMFTAQARRMAKGEKEHEAKPGVLGPRTLPIMKNTGRRTTFGGEIRPRDISLTSRDAIRLSAMATPNLQRPSESLYSNSGAGWR; encoded by the exons ATGGCAATTCCAAGTGACGCTTCGTCTATCACCGTTGCAGTTAGAGTGAGGCCTTTCACAATCAGGGAGGCGGCACAGATCTCAAAATGTGAAGACGGTCCTCTCTTCCTTGGAGATGGCTCTTTGGCTGGAGCACCAACACCAAAGCTCAACCAGAAGGGAATTCGATCGATTATCAAGGTTATCGATGATAGGTGCCT AGTCTTCGACCCTCCGGAAGACAGCCCGGTACAGAAGTTCTCGAAAAGTGTTGTCCCCAACGGCAAACGCGTTAAAGACCAGACTTTTGCCTTCGACCGTATCTTTGACCAGAATGCTTCCCAAGGAGAGGTGTATGAAGCGACAACACGCACGCTTCTCGACAGCGTTCTTGATGGTTACAACGCCACAGTCTTCGCATATGGTGCGACTGGATGTGGAAAGACCCATACAATTACCGGAACGGCCCAGCAGCCTGGTATAATCTTTATGACTATGCAAGAGTTGTTTGAGCGTATCGACGAAAGATCGGGAGAGAAGGCGACAGAAATTTCTCTCTCGTACCTAGAAATCTACAACGAAACTATCCGTGACCTCCTTGTCCCTGGTGGCAGCAAAGGAGGCTTGATGCTGCGGGAAGACTCAAATAAATCGGTTTCAGTATCTGGGCTGTCAAGCCACCATCCCCAAAATGTGCAGCAGGTGATGGATATGATCATGAAGGGTAATGAGTGTCGCACAATGTCCCCAACAGAGGCCAACGCCACCTCTTCACGGTCACATGCAGTTCTTCAAATCAATATTGCCCAAAAGGATCGCAACGCTGATGTCAATGAGCCTCACACAATGGCAACACTGAGCATCATTGATCTTGCTGGTAGTGAGCGTGCAAGTGCAACGAAGAACAGAGGCGAGAGATTGTTCGAAGGTGCGAATATTAACAAATCGCTCCTCGCGTTAGGTAGCTGCATTAACGCTCTCTGTGACCCCCGAAAACGGAATCATGTTCCATACAGAAATTCGAAGCTCACTCGGCTCTTGAAGTTCTCATTGGGCGGCAATTGCAAGACAGTAATGATTGTCTGTGTTAGCCCCTCCAGCCAGCATTTCGACGAGACCCAAAACACCTTGCGTTATGCCAACAGAGCGAAGAATATCCAAACCAAGGTTACGAGGAATGTGTTCAATGTCAACCGTCACGTGAAGGACTTCCTGGTGAAGATCGACGAACAAATGAATCTAATTAACGAACTTAAAGCTCAACAGAAAGACTACGAGAGAATCGCTTTTGCGAAGTTTAAGAAGCaaacggaaaagaaagacgcAGTTGTCCGCGAAGGAATCTCTCGTATCCGAAATGCTTATGAGCACTCACTGCCTGAGAGGCAGGAAAGGACTGCAAACATGCTCAAGTCAAGACAGATTAGCCGCAGGATCGGTATACTGTCTTCGTGGATTGCTGCTTTTGACAGCGTATGTGCGAATTCCGAGAATGAGGTGCCCTTAGCGAATCTTCAAGCCATTCGCAAAACGGCACAAGGTGTTCTCCTTGAGTTGGAGAGTAGTAGGCAGCATTACCACCAACGGCTGGCTAGGAGCACTTGGGACAGAGGCATTAACTCGGCCGTTGAGCACGCCGTTCGTCAACTCCACGACTTTGGAATCAACGATAACGGTGACCTTGCCAACCTTCATCGCGAAGCAGAGCTCCTGAAATCAAACACAGAGCGTGATGCTTTTTCGGCGGTAGCGGAACAGGAGAAGGCAGGGGAAGCGGAAACCGTACAGCTACTGCTTCAGGCTCAATTCGAGGCCATATCTGCAATTGAGGATATCATGCAAATGAGCGAAGAGGAAGCTGTTGAGGCGGGCAAGAGTATTCTTTCTAAGATGCTTGACTCCTGCTCTACTGCAACATCTAGTCTTGTGAAACCAGATGGCAGCTTACCGGCAGCTCAGCCATTCAGCCCTTCCAAAGCCATGTCCCccaagccgaagaagagagtgagTCTTGCAGCACTACCTGCTGGCAAGACTCTCGCTGCACCTATCAGCTTGGCATCGACAGCACCTGCCTCGCCCGGCAAGGGATCGCCCCGACGCCGTAGGTTGGGGGGTGGCCGGAAGAGCGTCACATTCTCACCCAAGAAGCCTCAGGCCAAATCAACAAAACGAAGCGTACGTTGGAAGGATGACGAGCAAGACGGTTCTTTGGCTGAGTTTCAGAAGACACCACAAAAGCCGCGGGCACAACTTTTCCCCGAAGGCCCCCAAGGCAGTCCCAGTGAGCCCCCAATGCCTAGAACGTCACCCGTTCCGCGTGGCATCCCAGTGCCCAGTCGTAATATCAGTCCTTCGTATGGGTTTTCACCAGTCCCTGCCCCGCCGGAGCCAACATTGCATGTCCCGAAGAACAACCGATTCAAAGCCGGCTTCCTCTCCAAGAAAATTAGCGGCTCACCAATTGCGCCCCCTCCTTCGACCTCGCTTCCTGCCTCAGACGGTGAACATTCTCCCCTCCGCAACATCGAGAACAGCAGCTTTCTGAACCGCGCATCGGTTGACCGTCCCTCTAGGATCGCGGTTCGTACTTCGAGTGGCAGCTACACCAGCAGTCCCGCATCGgacaacaaggaaagctgGAAGGCAAACAAAGACGACGCCATCCGGATCAGTTCGGCGATGAGGCGCATCTCTGGTGGACATTTCGGTGCTGGCGCTTCTGCCAATTCTCTTCGGGTTCATCGTCGCCGGAGTCCGGGGTCTGCAACTTATGGCAGCTCTTCACCTGAAAACACCATGTTCACCGCGCAGGCAAGGAGAATGGCCAAGGGTGAGAAGGAGCACGAGGCCAAACCAGGCGTTTTGGGACCTCGGACTCTTCCCATTATGAAAAATACCGGACGACGGACTACTTTTGGAGGGGAAATCCGGCCCCGAGACATTAGTCTCACTAGTAGGGACGCTATTCGACTCAGCGCCATGGCAACCCCCAACCTCCAAAGGCCCTCCGAGAGCCTCTATTCCAACTCTGGAGCAGGATGGAGGTGA